Proteins encoded by one window of Culicoides brevitarsis isolate CSIRO-B50_1 chromosome 2, AGI_CSIRO_Cbre_v1, whole genome shotgun sequence:
- the LOC134828349 gene encoding glutaminase kidney isoform, mitochondrial-like: MNSDKILQNNAKNREIEKQENEKLGENLKRAIRKISVEQRPLNDSQKHVCVQLITRFLSQREEEQRCDEDLLFDMFKDEKTDLVSVGKFLAALATCGISRNDPRISQLMENLNEIHKHVNYDGGSPETQNLHRKTFKAVIQPNIVLVSRAFRHQLAIPDFQGFTKVVEGLFWKCKSNTEGKIGSDMQLSRVDPDCWGLSLCTVDGQRFSIGDSNVPFTLQSCSKPLTYAIALEQLGADLVHQYIGQEPSGRNYNELVLDYNKKPHNPMINAGSILNCALLNTLIHPEMSLAEKFDYTQNYFSRMAGGAHLGFNNAVFLAKREASDRNYALGFYMREHKCFPENANLRECMDFYFQVCSMEATCESMSVIAATLANGGVCPITEEKVLRPEVVRDVLSLMHSCGMYDYSGQFAFKVGLPAKSGVCGGIILVIPNVMGMFCWSPPLDQVGNTVRGVQLCEELVKVFNFHRYDNFKHVTTKKDPTRHRYETKGLSIVNLLFSAASGDITALMRHKLSGMDVTMADYDGRTALHLASAEGKMDCVRFLLEQCRVPHSPRDRWGNTPLDEAETFGQQEIVDYLKNWIKKVNERQAESENKEN; encoded by the exons ATGAATTCCGACAAAATCCTGCAAAACAACGCGAAAAACCGCGAAATTGAGaaacaagaaaatgaaaaacttggTGAAAACTTGAAACGAGCAATTCGTAAAATTAGTGTCGAACAACGTCCTTTGAACGATAGTCAGAAACATGTTTGTGTTCAATTAATCACGCGTTTCCTGAGTCAACGAGAAGAGGAACAAAGATGTGACGAAGACTTGCTTTTCGACATGTTCAAGGATGAAAAAACTGATCTCGTGTCTGTGGGAAAATTCCTTGCAGCATTAGCAACTTGTGGAATCAGCAGAAACGATCCTCGTATTTCAcaattgatggaaaatttgaacgaaattcACAAACACGTAAATTATGATGGAGGTTCGCCAGAAACGCAGAATTTGCATCGAAAGACTTTTAAAGC tgtcaTTCAACCTAACATTGTACTTGTATCTCGTGCCTTCCGACATCAATTGGCAATTCCTGACTTTCAGGGCTTTACAAAAGTAGTCGAAGGACTGTTCTGGAAGTGTAAAAGTAACACAGAGGGAAAGATCGGAAGTGACATGCAACTTTCGAGAGTCGATCCGGATTGTTGGGGCTTGTCTCTTTGTACGGTCGATGGTCAACGATTCTCGATTGGAGATTCAAATGTTCCTTTCACACTTCAGAGTTGCAGTAAGCCTTTAACGTATGCGATTGCATTGGAGCAATTGGGAGCGGATTTGGTGCATCAATATATTGGACAAGAACCAAGTGGCAGGAATTATAACGAATTAGTACTCGATTACAATA AAAAACCACATAATCCGATGATCAATGCGGGATCGATTTTAAATTGTGCTCTTTTGAATACTTTGATACATCCGGAAATGAGCTTGGCGGAAAAGTTTGACTATACTCAGAACTATTTCAGT AGAATGGCTGGAGGAGCTCATTTAGGATTCAACAACGCCGTTTTCTTAGCTAAAAGGGAAGCCTCAGACCGAAATTATGCCTTAGGATTCTACATGCGGGAACACAAATGTTTTCCAGAGAATGCCAATTTGCGTGAATGTATGGATTTCTACTTCCAG GTTTGCTCCATGGAAGCCACTTGCGAAAGCATGAGTGTCATTGCCGCTACTCTCGCCAACGGAGGCGTCTGTCCCATCACCGAGGAGAAAGTTTTGCGTCCCGAAGTCGTTCGCGATGTCCTTTCCTTGATGCATTCGTGCGGCATGTACGACTATTCCGGGCAGTTTGCCTTCAAAGTTGGATTGCCAGCGAAATCTGGCGTTTGTGGCGGAATAATTCTCGTGATTCCGAATGTCATGGGAATGTTTTGTTGGTCACCGCCATTGGATCAAGTTGGAAATACCGTTCGTGGGGTTCAATTGTGCGAAGAGTTGGTCAAGGTTTTTAACTTTCATCGGtatgataattttaagcaTGTCACAACTAAAAAGGATCCAACAAGACATCGATATGAGACGAAAGGATTGTCAATCGTTAATTTACTGTTTTCAGCTGCAAGTGGCGATATCACAGCATTGATGAGACACAAGTTGAGTGGAATGGATGTCACAATGGCCGATTACGATGGAAGAACTGCTTTACATTTGGCAAGTGCGGAAGGAAAAATGGATTGCGTTCGCTTCCTGTTGGAGCAATGTCGC gtACCTCATTCACCTCGAGATCGATGGGGAAACACCCCCTTGGACGAAGCCGAAACCTTTGGTCAACAAGAAATCGTCGATTATCTCAAAAACTGGATCAAAAAAGTCAATGAACGTCAAGCTGaatctgaaaataaagaaaattaa
- the LOC134828866 gene encoding lysosomal proton-coupled steroid conjugate and bile acid symporter SLC46A3-like, translated as MILSVVQRAKKHTSELWAIRNHLRIEACAFFFFLSGFLLIIGMSVFELEKACRVNLRLEPQICDNLNNIPYKEMCVLLENDKFLFQNGGNSTDELRFLLENVQAKGHNVKGLSELVLIHKVCEAEEESQKLISKMYAIRSPIATIFILLIVLFAGSWSDKHDIRKAFILVPFIGEILASVINVVSAIYMNHIPADYVIYGGKIIPSIFGGQTLFMIGVHSYMTVTTTEEHRTFRIGVYSMFFTFLGIFASPLSGFLFEMLNYVELFSLCLTIQTIGFFFVIFCLPEVKAEDTKSEKSEKSLSLKELCKDFFDPSHIIDAFSVLKKPREGNFRKTLIFVIICNTLFFATIGEEGLIILFTRKQLNWTIEFSIFVMYLTAVNLIGTGISTLFFAKLMKMSDPVLGIISTIGTIIGNPVLAFSKTNLMIYTSGTIDIFFQARYIAVKSMLSKLVEKNELGRVYSVLGVTENIDSIIFTPVYSLIYYKTLDFMPGAFFLFSEIFLVGALFVFGYLVILTRNNNSEEPKDQNKSGEKDPKEA; from the exons ATGATTTTATCTGTCGTGCAAAGAGCCAAAAAACACACTTCCGAGCTATGGGCGATCCGAAATCATCTCCGCATCGAAGCCTGtgcctttttcttcttcctttcCGGCTTCCTGTTGATCATCGGAATGTCTGTGTTCGAGTTGGAGAAAGCTTGTCGTGTCAATTTACGTCTTGAACCGCAAATTTGCGACAATTTGAACAACATTCCGTACAAAGAAATGTGCGTCTTGCTGGAAAACGACAAATTTCTCTTCCAAAATGGCGGAAATTCCACTGACGAGTTGCGATTTTTGCTGGAAAATGTTCAAGCTAAAGGTCACAATGTCAAAGGATTGTCAGAGTTGGTGCTGATTCACAAAGTTTGCGAAGCCGAAGAGGAAAGTCAAAAGTTGATATCGAAAATGTACGCGATTCGATCACCAATTGCTACTATTTTCATCCTTTTGATTGTTCTTTTCGCGGGAAGTTGGAGCGACAAACATGACATCcgaaaagcttttattttgGTACCTTTTATCGGGGAAATTCTCGCTTCTGTGATAAATGTCGTGTCAGCCATTTACATGAACCACATTCCTGCTGATTACGTAATTTATGGCGGGAAAATCATTCCGTCAATTTTTGGCGGGCAAACTTTGTTTATGATCGGTGTGCATAGTTACATGACTGTTACAACCACGGAGGAGCACAGAACCTTCAGAATTGGCGTTTATAGCatgtttttcacatttttaggGATTTTTGCATCACCTTTGAGTGGATTTCTCTTTGAAATGCTGAACTACGTTGAACTTTTCTCGTTATGTTTGACAATTCAAACGATtggatttttctttgtaatattttgtttgcCGGAAGTGAAGGCAGAAGAtactaaaagtgaaaaatccgaaaaatctCTGTCTCTTAAAGAGCTTTGCAAAGATTTCTTTGATCCATCTCACATCATAGACGCCTTTTCCGTATTAAAAAAGCCTCGCGAAGGAAATTTCCGTAAAACGCTCATCTTTGTAATCATTTGTAACACTTTATTTTTCGCGACAATCGGTGAAGAAGGACTTATAATCCTCTTTACGCGAAAACAGCTCAACTGGACCATTGAGTTTAGTATTTTTGTCATGTACTTGACAGCGGTGAATCTCATCGGAACGGGAATTTCCACACTTTTCTTCgccaaattgatgaaaatgtcTGATCCAGTGCTCGGAATTATCTCAACGATTGGCACAATAATCGGAAATCCAGTTCtc gcatTTTCGAAgacaaatttgatgatttatacCTCAGGAACGATCGATATTTTCTTCCAAGCGAGATATATTGCGGTAAAGAGCATGTTATCGAAACTCGTGGAAAAGAATGAACTTGGGAGAGTTTATTCGGTGCTGGGAGTCACGGAAAATATtgattctattatttttacgcCAGTTTATAGCTTGATATATTACAAAACTTTGGATTTTATGCCAGGAGCTTTCTTTTTGTTTAGTGAAATTTTCCTTGTGGGGGCGCTGTTTGTGTTTGG atATTTGGTGATCTTAACAAGGAACAATAATTCAGAAGAGCCTAAGGATCAAAATAAATCTGGAGAAAAAGATCCAAAAGAAGcttaa
- the LOC134830922 gene encoding lysosomal proton-coupled steroid conjugate and bile acid symporter SLC46A3-like, with translation MFSNSFNYQRKDLLAKLWRIRGHLKIEFITIFFLCPAYFGVIAYSTFELQKACHVNLKIDAETCDQLNNVRYKEICTLIHNYDDVPAANASIGDIFHFVTIVEGRNDVEIDELSKILKVCDAERDSQKLISKTYSIRAPIATSLTLLIVIFAGSWSDKHDIRKVFILFSFIGEIIGTIIYILSAVFYDEMPIDLTIYVSSICMSLFGGKSLYGVGIDSYLAITTTEDYRTFRIGFFSMFRTALGIFASPLGGIFFDILSYKQLFTVNLFTQIIGIVTVILWLPDVKAKNAPSQSNVNGNVDAKTKNEPSVDLPVMEMQKKRNFCADFFDPSHIKDSITVLKVPRPSNKRKILLFVVLLNAVICATFGEDELYILYCRKALNWTTEFSIFVSYYTVIGILGTGIATLVFSKCLRMSDPVMAMISIAGSIAANPILAFAHSTFMAYVGVTVDFFYYVRYFIIKSMISKLVDGNEIGRVFSLLGITENLDSIIFVPIYAVIYYHTLDILPGAFFLFSNIFLLIAFGILIYLRYLYRKSDSKPTEES, from the exons atgttttcgaACTCTTTCAACTATCAGAGAAAGGATTTACTTGCAAAATTATGGAGAATTCGGGGACATTTGAAGATTGAGTTTATCACAATTTTCTTTCTGTGTCCTGCGTACTTTGGCGTGATCGCGTATTCGACGTTCGAGTTGCAAAAG GCATGTcacgttaatttaaaaatcgacgCTGAAACGTGCGATCAGCTGAATAACGTGCGCTACAAAGAGATTTGTACTCTCATCCATAATTATGACGATGTTCCAGCAGCGAATGCGAGTATCGGAGACATTTTTCACTTTGTAACGATCGTAGAAGGACGAAATGACGTCGAAATTGACgaactttcgaaaattttaaaggtttgCGATGCCGAGAGGGACAGCCAGAAGCTAATTTCGAAAACTTATTCGATCAGAGCTCCGATCGCGACGAGCCTAACTTTGCTAATTGTGATTTTCGCGGGTTCCTGGAGCGATAAACACGACATCCGCAAggtttttatccttttttcgttcattggAGAAATTATCGGGacgattatttatattttgtcgGCGGTATTTTACGATGAAATGCCCATAGATCTCACAATTTACGTTTCGAGCATTTGTATGTCGCTTTTTGGAGGGAAATCGTTGTACGGGGTCGGTATTGATAGTTATTTGGCGATTACAACGACGGAGGATTACCGAACGTTTAGAATTGGGTTCTTCAGTATGTTCCGAACGGCCTTGGGGATATTTGCTTCGCCACTTGGAGGgattttctttgatattttgagCTATAAAC aattatttaccGTCAATTTATTCACTCAGATCATCGGAATTGTCACAGTTATCCTTTGGTTGCCCGATGTCAAGGCGAAAAATGCTCCAAGTCAGTCGAATGTGAATGGAAATGTCGATGCCAAGACCAAAAACGAGCCATCAGTTGATCTTCCAGTCAtggaaatgcagaaaaaacgcAATTTTTGTGCGGATTTCTTTGATCCGAGTCACATCAAAGACTCGATTACCGTTCTAAAAGTCCCTCGTCCCAGCAATAAACGTAAAATCCTGCTTTTTGTCGTCTTACTGAACGCCGTCATTTGTGCCACATTCGGTGAAGACGAACTTTACATCCTCTACTGCCGCAAAGCGCTCAACTGGACAACggaatttagtatttttgtcTCATATTACACCGTAATTGGCATCCTAGGCACAGGAATTGCTACTCTCGTCTTTTCCAAATGTCTAAGAATGTCGGATCCAGTCATGGCGATGATTTCTATCGCAGGATCCATTGCAGCAAATCCTATTTTG GCGTTCGCACATTCAACGTTCATGGCATATGTTGGAGTAACTGTTGACTTCTTTTATTACGTGAGGTACTTTATTATCAAAAGTATGATTTCGAAATTGGTCGATGGCAATGAAATTGGAAGAGTTTTCTCACTTTTGGGTATAACGGAAAACTTGGATTCGATCATTTTTGTGCCAATTTATGCGGTTATCTATTATCACACGTTAGATATTCTGCCAGGAGCCTTTTTCCTCTTcagtaatatatttttactgaTTGCTTTTGGGATTTTgat atattTAAGGTATTTGTACAGAAAATCAGACTCCAAGCCGACTGAAGagagttaa
- the LOC134830921 gene encoding SUMO-activating enzyme subunit 2, producing the protein MAASVDGVFVQSLADKIKTSKILVVGAGGIGCEILKNLVMSGFKDIEIIDLDTIDVSNLNRQFLFHKEHVGKSKAQVARESALAFNPNVEIKAYHDSITTPNYGVSFFQRFKVVLNALDNRVARNHVNRMCLTADVPLIESGTAGYNGQVELIKRGLTQCYECTPKSAQKTYPGCTIRNTPSEPVHCIVWAKHLFNQLFGEENADEDVSPDTADPELGGEAGNEALSTEANEKGNVDRVNTRQWAQRCGYDAEKLFNKFFHDDIQYLLSMANLWKNRQAPTPAKWGELGEATPDLTGTQRDQVVWTLRDCGDIFAASISALSTELSSKPDGDHLVWDKDDKHAMDFVAACANIRAHIFNITKKSRFDVKSISGNIIPAIATTNAITAGISVMHAFKVLQENYKNCQSVYMRLRPNPRNQLFVPERELTAPNPKCYVCAAKPEVMLKVDTEKITVGEFRDTIMIQALNMINPDVMMEDGKGTIVISSEEGETDCNLEKKLKELNIVDGSILKADDFLQNYELTITILHKEAGRDEALFEVIADPDTLKPENQAKEEESKQENGAASSNKMETEDDDDDLCIVEEEEAAAAPSTSQKTAPEKRKTEDDAGPSTKRVKVSAPAEDDDDVILID; encoded by the exons ATGGCAGCCTCCGTAGACGGTGTGTTCGTACAATCGCTCGCCGACAAAATCAAAACATCCAAAATTTTGGTTGTCGGTGCTGGCGGCATTGGCTGTGAGATCTTGAAAAACTTGGTGATGTCCGGATTTAAAGACATTGAAATC ATTGACTTGGATACCATCGACGTAAGTAACTTGAATCGCCAATTTTTGTTCCACAAAGAGCACGTTGGCAAGTCCAAGGCTCAAGTAGCGCGCGAAAGTGCTTTGGCGTTCAATCCTAATGTCGAAATTAAAGCTTATCATGACAGTATTACCAC gccCAACTACGGTGTAAGTTTCTTCCAACGATTCAAAGTGGTGCTGAATGCTTTGGACAATCGCGTTGCTCGAAATCACGTCAATCGCATGTGTTTGACGGCAGATGTGCCCTTAATTGAAAGCGGAACTGCCGGATACAACGGGCAAGTAGAGCTCATTAAACGTGGATTGACTCAATGTTATGAATGTACACCCAAATCTGCTCAGAAAACGTATCCGGGATGCACAATTCGTAATACGCCATCGGAACCGGTTCATTGTATCGTTTGGGCGAAGCATTTGTTCAa tcaattATTTGGCGAGGAAAACGCCGACGAAGATGTCTCTCCAGACACCGCAGATCCCGAGTTAGGAGGAGAAGCTGGCAACGAAGCTTTGTCCACGGAAGCGAACGAAAAGGGAAATGTCGATCGTGTCAACACGCGTCAATGGGCGCAACGTTGCGGTTACGATGCCGAAAAGCTCTTCAACAAATTCTTCCACGACGACATCCAATATCTCCTCAGCATGgcaaatttgtggaaaaatcgTCAAGCCCCCACACCCGCCAAATGGGGCGAACTCGGCGAAGCGACTCCCGATTTGACCGGAACGCAACGTGATCAAGTTGTCTGGACTTTGCGTGACTGCGGCGACATTTTCGCTGCAAGTATCTCGGCTTTGAGCACGGAACTTTCCTCGAAACCGGATGGCGATCATCTCGTGTGGGACAAAGATGACAAACACGCGATGGATTTTGTGGCTGCATGTGCGAATATTCGCGCGCATATCTTCAACATCACGAAAAAATCACGTTTTGACGTGAAATCCATCTCGGGCAACATCATTCCAGCGATTGCCACGACAAATGCCATCACTGCGGGCATCTCTGTCATGCATGCGTTCAAAGTGCTGCAagaaaactacaaaaattgCCAATCGGTTTACATGCGATTGCGTCCCAATCCACGAAATCAACTTTTTGTACCGGAACGCGAACTCACAGCGCCCAATCCAAAGTGCTATGTGTGTGCCGCCAAGCCCGAAGTGATGTTAAAAGTCGATACAGAGAAGATCACAGTTGGCGAATTCCGCGATACCATCATGATACAAGCCCTAAACATGATAAATCCCGATGTCATGATGGAAGACGGCAAAGGTACGATTGTCATCTCGTCCGAAGAAGGCGAAACGGACTGCAACTTGGAGAAAAAACTCAAAGAATTAAACATCGTTGATGGTTCCATCCTGAAAGCGGACGACTTTTTGCAGAATTACGAGTTGACGATCACCATTTTGCACAAGGAAGCAGGTCGTGATGAAGCGTTGTTCGAAGTTATTGCCGATCCGGACACCTTGAAACCCGAAAACCAGGCGAAAGAAGAGGAAAGCAAGCAAGAAAATGGCGCGGCGTCAAGTAACAAAATGGAAACGgaagacgacgatgacgacttGTGCATTGTGGAAGAAGAGGAAGCAGCGGCAGCTCCAAGTACAAGTCAGAAAACGGCTCCGGAGAAACGCAAAACAGAAGATGATGCTGGACCTTCGACGAAACGCGTTAAAGTATCGGCACCTgctgaagatgatgatgatgtcatTCTTATCGATTAg